The following proteins are encoded in a genomic region of Parus major isolate Abel chromosome 20, Parus_major1.1, whole genome shotgun sequence:
- the MYL9 gene encoding myosin regulatory light polypeptide 9: MSSKRAKAKTTKKRPQRATSNVFAMFDQSQIQEFKEAFNMIDQNRDGFIDKEDLHDMLASLGKNPTDEYLEGMMSEAPGPINFTMFLTMFGEKLNGTDPEDVIRNAFACFDEDASGFIHEDHLRELLTTMGDRFTDEEVDEMYREAPIDKKGNFNYVEFTRILKHGAKDKDD, translated from the exons ATGTCCAGCAAACGTGCCAAAGCCAAGACCACCAAGAAGCGCCCCCAGCGCGCCACCTCCAATGTCTTCGCCATGTTCGACCAGTCGCAGATCCAGGAGTTCAAGGAGGCCTTCAACATGATCGACCAGAACCGTGATGGCTTCATTGACAAGGAGGATCTGCACGACATGCTGGCTTCCCTCG GGAAGAACCCCACTGACGAGTACCTGGAGGGGATGATGAGTGAGGCTCCGGGGCCCATCAACTTCACCATGTTCCTCACCATGTTCGGGGAGAAGCTGAACGGCACCGACCCCGAGGACGTGATCCGCAACGCCTTCGCCTGCTTTGACGAGGACGCGTCAG GCTTCATCCACGAGGACCACCTGCGTGAGCTGCTGACCACCATGGGGGACAGGTTCACCGACGAGGAGGTGGATGAGATGTACCGGGAGGCGCCCATCGACAAAAAGGGCAACTTCAACTACGTGGAGTTCACCCGCATCCTGAAGCATGGGGCCAAGGACAAGGACGATTAG